A segment of the Halovivax limisalsi genome:
TCCTCGGTGAGGGCCGGATCCTCGATCACGGCGTCCGGGAACGCCTCGAAGAGCCGTTCGTACAGCTCCGGATCGCCCGGATTGTCGACGTCGGTCCCCTCGTAGTGGCCCTTGAGGTCGAGGATCCGGACGGCGTCGGTCTCGACCAGCGCGTCGATCACGTCGTCGGTCCACTCGTCCGTGGGATCGAGTTTGAACTCGACGTCGGGAACGCGTTCGAGGAGCTCGTCGACCCGGTCGGTCGTCGGCGGGTCGCCGAGCCGGGTGCTGGCGACGAAGTGCATCGGCGCCGGGTCGCGATCGACCGCGCTCGCCAGGTCGGTCCCCGCCTGGCGGAGGGCGAGGTCGAGCGCCGCGCTCTCGACGCCCCACCGCCGGTAGTTGCGAAACGCGTCCCGGGTCGGTGCGCCGGCCGGGAACAGATCGAGATCGCTCACGTGAGCGGAGAACGAGTGGATCGAGTCGTACTCGCCGGCGAGGTCGGGCAGGCCCGTCCGCGCGAGCGCATCGTGTTCGTCGGCGTCGTAGGTGACGTCCTCGCCCCGCCCGGTCACGGGCTCGCCGCTCGGGCCTGAGCCCGACAGCGAGACGATCGTCGTCACCCGGGTGAAGTCGCTCGACGTCTCGCGTTCGCGCCGGGAGAGCGAGACGTCCTCGATCGCGAGCGGCAGGTCGGCCAGCCGATCGTAGTCCATAGGGGCACTGAGACGGCCAGGCGCAAAGGCGTTCCCGACGTCGATCGGGCTCGAGGCGTTCCCGACGGCGATCGATCCCGTGCCAAATCGGGGTGGCGGCGTCAGTCTTCGTCCTCCCGTTCTCGCCGCCGGCTCCGCAGGCGCTGGCGGGTGAACTGCGGCTGCGCGCTGATCCCCTCGCGCTCCCGGAAGGACCGACGAAGCGCGATCGCCGCCACGAGAACCAGCCCACCGCCCACGACGGCGACCGCGATCGCGTCGAGCGCGACGCCGATCCCGGCCGTGACGACGCCGGCGGCGAACGAGAGGCCGTAGACGATCCGCCTCGCGAGGTCGTCGAGGAGTCCGTCGGGATCGGACAGGCCCGCCTGCACGTACAGGTCGTCCCGCTCGACGCGGTCGAGCGCGGCCTCGGCTTTCGGCGGGATCCGGACCGTCGCGGCCGCCGACTCGCGGAGCTGCTCGCCGGCCTCCTCGAGGTAGGCGCGGGCGGTCTCCTCGCGATACCCGCGCTCGGTGAGAAACGACGTCGCCGTCGCGATGAAGTCGAAGTCGGGGTCGAGGGTCACGCAGACGCCCTCGACGACGGTCGCGACCCGGAGGACGAGCGCGAGGTTGCGCGGCAGGCGAAACGGGAACTCGTAGATCGAGTCCTCGATCTGGGCGACGATGTTCTGAACTCGGCGCTGGTCGACGTCCTCGCCGCGGGCGTCCTGGATGGCGAGTTCGAGCACCTCGGACATCACCGCGCGGTCGGCCGCCGGGCTCAGCGTCCCCACCTCGATCAGGGCGTCGAGGACGGCGTCGGTGTCGCGCCTGGCGATCGCGACGTAGAAGTCGACGATCTTGTCCTGGACGAACGGATCGACCCGGCCGGACATGCCGAAGTCGTAGAAGACGATGCGGCCCTCGTCGTCGACGGCGAGGTTGCCGGGGTGCGGGTCGGCGTGAAAGACGCCGTCCTCGATGACCATCTGCATGTAGGCGCGCTGGAGGCGATCGGCGAGGTCGACGCGGTCGATCCCCCGCTCGTCGAGCGTCTCGACGTCGGTGATCTTGGTTCCCTCGACGTACTCCATGGTGAGGACCCGTTCACCCGAGTGGCTTTCGACCACGTCGGGGAAGACGACGCTCGGGTCGTCCGCGAAGTTCCCGGCGATCGTCTCGAGCATCCGCGCCTCGCGCTCGTAGTCCATCTCCTGGCGGATGGTCCGGTCGAACTCCTCGGCCAGCGTCTCGAGCGAGTACGCCCGCGCGTCGTCGACGAACCGCTGTAACACCGGGATCGTCCAGTGGAGCACCCGGAGATCGGTCGCGACGAGGGACTCGACGCCCGGTCGACGAACCTTCACCGCGACGTCCGCACCGTCGAGCCGCGCCCGGTAGACCTGGCCCAGGCTCGCGCCGCTGATCGGGTCGCGATCGAACGAGTCGAACCGATCGGCGACGGGCCCGAGATCGTCCTCGATCACCGCCTCCGCGGCCGACCATTCGGCCGGCGGCACCTCGTCCTGCAGCGCCGAGAGCACGTCGAGGTAGACGGGCGGCAGGACGTCGGGCCGGCTCGAGAGGAGCTGGCCGAGTTTGACGAACGTCGGCCCCAGCTCGAAGAGGATCGAGAGCAGGGCCTCGGCGCGCCGGCGCTGCGTTTCTGCGGCGACGGTTCGGGGCCGGCCGAACAGGACGAATCGTCGACGGTCGCGGGCGAACGCCCACAGCAGGGGGAGGAATCGCCAGCAGACGATCAGAAAGCGACCGTACGCGCGAAGTCGTCCCAGCGTGCTCACCCCGGTTACTCGGATTCCTCGACGACGTCGATCTCGGTCTCGTCGGGTTTCGGAATCTGCACCCGGAGCACACCCCGCTCGACGGTCGTCTCGATCGCCGGGTCCGCGAGGCCGTCGGGAAGCGACAGCCGAAGCTCCCGGTCGTCGGCGCGATTCCGTTCGACGTACTCGTAATCGTCGGGGTGGGTCCGATCGCGAGTCGCCTCGATCACGAGCGTCCCGTCGTCGGTGGAGACGTCGACGGACGTCGCGGAGACGCCCGGAACGTCGATGACGAGGAGGTAGGACCCCTCGTCCTCGAGCAGGTCGTAGAACACGTCGCTGGGGAGGGTTCGAAGGGCGTCGCGGAGAGCAGCCATCGGTCGCTCTTCGAACCGGGAGACGAAAAAGGCCGCGATCGTGTCACCAGGTCGCACTGACCGGTCGGTCGGACCGATCGCGACGGCGCTCCGGTGGGCCGTCGCGGCAGGGATTATACGCTACGCCGCCGAAGCGCCGCCATGGACCTCACGGAATTTCAGGACCTGGCCTCGCCGGAGACGGCCCGCGAGGCCATTCAGGACCTGGCGCTTTCCGCCGGGACCGAACGCGTCCCCCTCGAGGAGGCGACCGGACGAGTGCTGGCGGACCGGATCGACGCCGACATCGACGTCCCCGGCTTCGATCGCGCGAGTCTGGACGGCTTCGCGCTACGAGCGAGCGACACCGACGGGGCTGACGAGGGCGAGCCGGCACGGCTATCGGTCGTGGGCACGGTCCACACCGGCGAGCGACCCCCGGTCGCGGTGGAGCCGGGCGAGGCGGTCGAAATATCGACCGGCGCCGTCATGCCGACGGGCGCAGACGCGATGGTTCCCGTCGAGTTGACGAACCGCACGTTCGAGACGGAGGAGGGTGAGACCGACACCGCCGACGAGGGCGATACGGAGGGGACCGACGCGGACGAGACCGTGCGAGTACGGACGAGCGTCGACCCGGGAGAGAACGTCGCGTTCGCCGGCTCCGACGTCGCGGCGGGCGAGCGCGCGCTCGGCCCGGGCACGACGCTGTCGCCGCGCGAAATCGGTCTCCTGGCCGCCCTCGGTACCGAAACGGTGCCCGTCAGATCGCGACTCCGCGTCGGTATCGTTCCGACGGGTGAGGAACTCGTCCCGCCGGGCGAGGCGATCGACAGCACTCGGGGCGAGATCTACGACGTCAACAGCGAGACGATCGCGGCCGCGGTCGAGGACGCCGGCGGCGAGGCCGTCCGCTTTCCCCACGTCGGCGACGACTGGGCCGCGATGGAGGCAGTTCTGCGGCGGGCGGCCGACGAGTGCGACCTCGTCCTGTCGTCCGGTTCGACCAGCGCGGGCGCGATGGACGTCGTCCACCGCGTGATCGAGGACCTCGGCGAGGTCCTCGTCCACGGCGTGCGCGTCAAGCCGGGCAAACCGATGCTCGTCGGCCGGCTCGGCGAGGCCGGCTACGTCGGGCTCCCCGGCTACCCGGTCTCGGCGCTGATGGTGTTCCTGACGTTCGTCGCCCCGGCGATTCGCGACGCCGTCGGCGAGTCCGAGACCGAGGCGACGATCCGCGGACGCCTGGCCGTCGACGAGGACTTCGCGGAAGACCGCCACCGCCTGATTCCGGTCGGCCTC
Coding sequences within it:
- a CDS encoding ABC1 kinase family protein; its protein translation is MWAFARDRRRFVLFGRPRTVAAETQRRRAEALLSILFELGPTFVKLGQLLSSRPDVLPPVYLDVLSALQDEVPPAEWSAAEAVIEDDLGPVADRFDSFDRDPISGASLGQVYRARLDGADVAVKVRRPGVESLVATDLRVLHWTIPVLQRFVDDARAYSLETLAEEFDRTIRQEMDYEREARMLETIAGNFADDPSVVFPDVVESHSGERVLTMEYVEGTKITDVETLDERGIDRVDLADRLQRAYMQMVIEDGVFHADPHPGNLAVDDEGRIVFYDFGMSGRVDPFVQDKIVDFYVAIARRDTDAVLDALIEVGTLSPAADRAVMSEVLELAIQDARGEDVDQRRVQNIVAQIEDSIYEFPFRLPRNLALVLRVATVVEGVCVTLDPDFDFIATATSFLTERGYREETARAYLEEAGEQLRESAAATVRIPPKAEAALDRVERDDLYVQAGLSDPDGLLDDLARRIVYGLSFAAGVVTAGIGVALDAIAVAVVGGGLVLVAAIALRRSFREREGISAQPQFTRQRLRSRRREREDED
- a CDS encoding Hsp20/alpha crystallin family protein; translated protein: MAALRDALRTLPSDVFYDLLEDEGSYLLVIDVPGVSATSVDVSTDDGTLVIEATRDRTHPDDYEYVERNRADDRELRLSLPDGLADPAIETTVERGVLRVQIPKPDETEIDVVEESE
- a CDS encoding molybdopterin biosynthesis protein, with product MDLTEFQDLASPETAREAIQDLALSAGTERVPLEEATGRVLADRIDADIDVPGFDRASLDGFALRASDTDGADEGEPARLSVVGTVHTGERPPVAVEPGEAVEISTGAVMPTGADAMVPVELTNRTFETEEGETDTADEGDTEGTDADETVRVRTSVDPGENVAFAGSDVAAGERALGPGTTLSPREIGLLAALGTETVPVRSRLRVGIVPTGEELVPPGEAIDSTRGEIYDVNSETIAAAVEDAGGEAVRFPHVGDDWAAMEAVLRRAADECDLVLSSGSTSAGAMDVVHRVIEDLGEVLVHGVRVKPGKPMLVGRLGEAGYVGLPGYPVSALMVFLTFVAPAIRDAVGESETEATIRGRLAVDEDFAEDRHRLIPVGLVDPGPGETVGGEETLNADASRDVDESTGAEESVDRGGPSDGGDALVYPVDKGSGATTSLARADGIVEMPAAVDTLAAGSTVTVRPFGAHAEAPTLLVVGEDDPTITRALDAIDDPRYLPEGSGPAMGWLRSGVPDVAVVAGPLEDAHDWEPVARFEREWGLLVPAGNPDDVAGLADLVDRDLRFGNRSTDSGVRRCLDDALAALATDRGEKRDASATIDGYEVALRGHESPAGRVAAGEAAVGLGLAETAARLGLAFVPVGDLSVRLLANPARRGKAAIDRLADRARALAATDPER